A stretch of the Bdellovibrio sp. 22V genome encodes the following:
- the rfaE1 gene encoding D-glycero-beta-D-manno-heptose-7-phosphate kinase: protein MTSPVQAILGPQEKQLLLNQIPFLKGKKILIIGDVGLDEYVMGQVRRISPEAPVPVLEVEGEDMRLGLAANVAQNVASLGGIPMLVSIVGDDTGANLLKELSVKNGVSWDYMIVDKARPTTRKTRVMAKHHHLVRVDYELKKYLSEEAESRLIATVEKNVSEADCVIIEDYAKGVISRNVVEKVSAICKKANKKLMVDPHRDNNGGFYKGVDLIKPNYDEAVVLTGMSFDDLRDNPNKVVEVGRALQKITGAKEVVLTRGKDGMTIFSGEEITEVPTYARKVFDVTGAGDTVIAALSLGLVSGLSLVHSCMLANNAAGVVVGKVGCVPCEIPELKEYIQTAH, encoded by the coding sequence ATGACATCACCTGTGCAGGCCATCCTGGGTCCTCAAGAAAAGCAGCTTCTTTTAAATCAGATCCCTTTCCTTAAAGGTAAAAAAATCCTCATTATCGGCGACGTAGGCTTGGACGAGTACGTGATGGGTCAAGTCCGTCGTATCAGCCCTGAAGCGCCCGTGCCTGTTCTGGAAGTGGAAGGCGAAGATATGCGTTTGGGTCTGGCAGCCAACGTTGCGCAAAACGTAGCAAGCCTGGGCGGAATTCCGATGCTTGTTTCAATCGTCGGCGACGACACCGGAGCAAATCTTCTGAAAGAGTTGAGCGTTAAGAACGGTGTGAGTTGGGATTACATGATTGTCGATAAGGCTCGTCCCACAACACGCAAAACCCGCGTGATGGCAAAACACCATCACTTAGTGCGCGTGGACTATGAGCTTAAAAAATATCTTTCTGAAGAAGCGGAAAGCCGTTTGATTGCCACTGTCGAAAAAAATGTTTCTGAAGCCGACTGTGTGATTATCGAAGATTATGCCAAGGGCGTGATTTCCCGTAATGTCGTGGAAAAGGTTTCCGCGATCTGCAAAAAGGCGAACAAAAAATTGATGGTCGATCCGCATCGTGACAACAATGGTGGCTTCTATAAAGGCGTTGATTTGATCAAGCCGAATTATGACGAAGCGGTTGTCTTGACCGGCATGAGCTTCGACGATCTTCGCGACAATCCAAATAAAGTTGTTGAAGTAGGTCGTGCTTTGCAAAAGATCACAGGCGCAAAAGAAGTGGTTTTGACTCGCGGAAAAGACGGCATGACGATTTTCTCTGGTGAAGAGATCACAGAAGTTCCAACTTACGCACGTAAAGTCTTCGACGTCACAGGCGCAGGAGATACTGTTATCGCGGCTCTTTCTTTGGGACTCGTTTCCGGTTTGTCATTGGTGCACTCGTGCATGCTCGCAAACAATGCAGCAGGTGTTGTCGTCGGCAAAGTCGGCTGTGTGCCCTGTGAAATTCCGGAACTCAAAGAATACATCCAAACAGCTCATTAA
- a CDS encoding DOPA 4,5-dioxygenase family protein: MSKTDRPYKVNSQLLPEGFPREFDAHIYFSPESRDMAEALRSHALKEFAGQKVFTGEMIPEAIGPHPIPMFEINFPKEYFTDVVLWLMKNRGDLSVLVHELTGDDLYDHTQAALWLGTPVSLDYSKFK; encoded by the coding sequence ATGTCTAAGACCGATCGTCCGTATAAAGTGAATTCGCAATTGCTTCCCGAGGGATTCCCTCGGGAGTTTGATGCGCATATTTATTTTTCTCCTGAAAGTCGTGACATGGCCGAGGCTTTGCGTTCACACGCGTTGAAGGAATTTGCAGGGCAGAAGGTTTTTACGGGCGAAATGATCCCTGAAGCCATCGGGCCACATCCGATTCCGATGTTTGAAATCAATTTTCCCAAAGAGTATTTCACGGATGTCGTTTTGTGGTTGATGAAAAATCGCGGCGATCTTTCCGTTCTTGTTCATGAACTCACAGGGGACGATCTTTACGATCACACGCAAGCAGCGTTGTGGTTGGGAACGCCCGTTTCGTTGGACTATTCCAAGTTCAAATAG
- a CDS encoding GIY-YIG nuclease family protein, protein MSLKNLPVLFLDLQTTGAKPDTANILEMAWGSKTKKLSYLVQQPEGESIPRRIQYITGIFEEDMDEAQRLSDVLKVLKDFIAEHVGLHPVAVIHFAQFEKPFLLDAYEKIQEEMPFSILCTHEIAKRLFPNLPTRGIKGLAGYFGFPSGELKRGDNHVQATEVIWNGLAEALETKGITSLETLQQWLQETPKAARVKYEYPLPKEKRLSLPKQPGIYRMISRWGEVLYVGKATSLHDRVNSYFRGQKNRDTRKLEMLTQVWDLHVTPVSSPLEAALLETDEIKRLDPPYNVSLKVGARSMAFFNRDFTSVSHEHDEEHCIGPFSNSMVLDSMLKLNHSLTCEEFDENMFYEPIDAELLKDGFELFCQRHEVDKLSFTSMRSILALGLSWVRGLNEEDDVEEDIETEESEVTATEASSPSEGDEDVESEEELEVELTAEDIADKFERHFIRAARAYLRTKKLTRLLNVDIQFELKSPVILKIRQGNIVHEDSPITAKSWKNLSIETYDRMTVLYTELEKLRAQDCNLKIHKIYLNLE, encoded by the coding sequence ATGAGTCTTAAGAATCTCCCCGTTTTATTTTTGGATTTACAGACAACCGGAGCTAAACCCGATACGGCAAATATTTTGGAAATGGCGTGGGGTTCTAAAACCAAAAAGCTGAGCTATTTGGTACAACAACCTGAAGGCGAATCCATTCCGCGCCGTATTCAATACATTACCGGTATTTTTGAAGAAGACATGGACGAGGCACAACGTCTGTCTGACGTGCTGAAAGTTCTCAAAGACTTCATTGCCGAGCATGTGGGGCTCCATCCCGTTGCCGTGATTCACTTCGCACAATTTGAAAAGCCTTTCTTGTTGGATGCTTATGAAAAGATCCAAGAGGAAATGCCGTTTTCAATTCTCTGCACGCATGAAATCGCGAAACGACTTTTTCCTAATCTTCCCACTCGCGGCATCAAAGGTTTGGCAGGATATTTTGGTTTTCCTTCAGGGGAACTTAAGCGCGGCGACAATCATGTCCAAGCCACAGAAGTGATTTGGAACGGTCTTGCGGAAGCCCTCGAGACCAAAGGCATTACTTCCCTTGAGACTTTGCAACAATGGCTGCAGGAAACCCCTAAGGCCGCGCGTGTAAAGTATGAATATCCGCTGCCGAAAGAAAAACGCCTGAGCCTGCCTAAGCAGCCGGGCATCTATCGTATGATCAGTCGCTGGGGCGAAGTTTTGTACGTCGGGAAAGCGACCTCTTTGCATGATCGCGTGAATAGTTACTTCCGCGGGCAAAAGAATCGCGATACGCGCAAGCTTGAAATGCTGACTCAAGTGTGGGACTTGCATGTAACTCCGGTCAGCAGTCCCCTCGAAGCCGCCCTTCTGGAAACGGACGAGATCAAACGGCTTGATCCGCCTTACAATGTCAGCTTGAAGGTCGGCGCCCGTAGCATGGCCTTCTTCAATCGCGATTTCACCTCTGTCAGTCACGAGCACGACGAAGAGCATTGCATCGGACCTTTTTCCAATTCGATGGTTTTAGATTCGATGCTGAAACTCAATCATTCTCTCACTTGTGAAGAGTTTGACGAAAATATGTTCTATGAACCTATCGACGCCGAACTTTTAAAAGACGGATTTGAATTATTCTGCCAGCGTCATGAAGTCGATAAACTTTCTTTCACGTCCATGCGCTCTATTCTCGCCTTGGGTCTTTCCTGGGTCCGCGGGCTCAACGAAGAAGATGACGTGGAAGAAGATATAGAAACTGAAGAAAGTGAAGTGACGGCCACAGAAGCGTCGAGTCCTTCCGAAGGCGATGAGGATGTCGAGAGTGAAGAAGAACTCGAAGTCGAACTGACGGCGGAAGATATTGCCGACAAGTTCGAGCGTCACTTTATTCGTGCGGCTCGCGCGTATTTGCGAACAAAAAAGCTCACACGTCTGTTGAATGTCGATATTCAGTTTGAACTTAAATCCCCGGTGATCCTTAAAATCCGCCAAGGAAATATTGTTCACGAAGACAGTCCTATAACGGCTAAATCTTGGAAAAATCTGTCGATAGAAACTTACGATCGCATGACCGTCCTTTACACGGAGCTGGAAAAACTTCGTGCCCAAGACTGCAATTTAAAAATTCACAAAATCTATTTGAACTTGGAATAG